The genomic segment ctttcttcagtcgaaaagaaattaaggtttttgaggaaaacattccaggatttttctccatatattGGACTTCAATTATGGCTAATGGGTTGAAGGTCCAGATTGCAGTTTCAGTGctgcttcaaagggctctacacaatcccagccgaggaataagATCTTATCTAGTGAAGCGATCTGccattttctattaaaaaaaacaaatgaatttaTATACTGTTTAACCAGAAATGCTCCTCTGGAAATCCTGGattgttttcctcaaaaaccttaatttctttttgactaaagaaaaaaagaaatgaacatcttggatgacatgggggtgagtaaattatcaggaagcttttattctggaagtgaactaatcctttaaaaaaacatttgggaaattatttaattatgtatctTTTTGTCCTCTCTCCTTTTGTCTGGCAGAAATGGTTCCTGTAGCATAATCTTTGAGGAGGATGCAGAGAGGCCTAGAGTTAATGGGATTCATGATGGAGATGATGATAACGCCTGTGCCCTTTTGCCAGGAGGCTCACAAGATGCTTTGTTAACTAATGGTTATGTACACCCTGTCAATGGTGCCTTAAAGCCTCAGGACTCTTTTGCAGAACATCCTCCACATGTTGTTGACACAGGGTCCCATCAGTCTCACCTCCTACAGACTGAAAGCAGGGATAGGGAGGAGCCCAGCTGCTCTTCTGCTGGGTCAAAATCAAATTCCCATCAGAGGTCTTTAATATCCACTGCCAGTCCTGCAAAGCAGCCTGGTCTTCACAATATGCAAAAGGACCTCCATCCAAAACTAACATCTAATCCAGGAACTTCAGCTCAGAAGGGGAATCTGCACGATCACACGAGAGTTCGACTAAATGGGAGCTATCACATGACCCCTAACTCCTCCAATCTTGCAGACTCTAGTAATCAGCCAGGAAGGTCGGGCCAAGGAGCAGAAGCTGGAATCATATCAGAGTTCTTTTCTCACTCAAGGCTGCATCATATTTCTACGTGGCGGAATGAGTTCTCAGAGTATGTCAATGCTCTTCAGAGCAGGAGGCGAACTGCAGGAGGAGCCGTTTTCTCTGGAAAAGAGAAACTGAAGAAGCTCAAAGCTAATTGCAGTTCAGGTATCTTGTCTTTGTGgtttatgtttgtgtatttCTTTGTTGTTGAGAAGCATGTGTCTTTGTGAtggtaacattttaaacattctactaacaataactaactttgcaactacgtgtcaactagcagtcattagagtattagtagactgtctgcttaatatcttctaaaactttattttgatgggtccacaacatactgataatgagaaactttgcaagtatatgtcaacttattctactaaccctaaacctaccctaacagtctactgtgagagttagttgacatgtagttacaaagttacttctagttagtagaatgtctaaagtggactatcaaaatgaaGTGTAACCAAAAAAGTTTCTTTGTCTTTAACCCCAGGTTCCTTAATGGCTGCTCCTCAGGTGCGTCAGTCCTGCATTCTTCATGTGGATATGGACTGCTTCTTTGTGTCCGTAGGGATCAGACACAGACCAGATCTCATAGGTATGTTTCAGTGCATTGGATGGAAGTGCTGAAGTTTCTTGTTGCAGCTTGTTGACTTTGATAAACTGAGCTGAACTGATGGTTAATCTGTACTCCAGGGAAACCGGTTGCAGTGACTAGTAACCGCGGACCAggccgtgttgcccagcgacctGGTGCAAATCCTCAGCTTGAGTTTCAGTACTACCAGAGGAAACAGAAACAGTATAGGAAAGGTACACTCAGGTTGTAGAAGAAAGATGTTGGTTAAATTTGAATTGAAGTCTAGAATGAatttattgtacatttttgaAGTTTGAATTTAGGTGACTATTGTTCTTTCTGTTTTAGAGAAGACAGATGGTGATCTTGAGATGACCCCATCTCCACAATGTGATGAAGTTCCCCATAATGGAGTGGATCTGGACCTGGCTGCCCTCTCTATGGCAGAGATTGCATCTTGCAGTTACGAGGCCAGGTATTCATTGTAAACATGTCAGGCTCCTTTCTTGCGCAATATGAACTAATAGACTAATAGAGACCACAAACATTTTTTCTAACCTGTACTGTCTTTAATACTACTTCCAGTAGTACCTGTTactctgtttttctctcttacAGGCAGGCTGGTGTGCGAAACGGCATGTTCTTTGGCCGGGCTAAGCAGCTCTGTCCTGATCTGCAGTCTGTCCCATATGACTTCCAGGCATATAAAGAGGTGGCACTGTCCATGTATGAGACCCTGGCCAGGTACCTGGCCAAATTTTTTTGGATTGCTACATTATTCCTAACGCCAGTAGACAAAGGCAACAATTCTTTTGCTTCATGGTTGCTTGTTTTATAGTTACACTCATAACATTGAGGCACTAAGTTGTGACGAGGCGCTCTTAGATGCCACAAATCTTCTGGTTGAGCTGGGAGTTACACCTGATGATTTGGCTCGAGCCATCCGTGAAGACATAAAGGAAAAGACTGGTTGCTCTGCCTCAGTGGGAATGGGTAAGAGAATTTATTTACTGACAcgcattttgttccaaacctttatgacttactttcttccatGGAACTTTTTAAGAATGTGCTGCGCTCTCTCATTTCCCTGCAACTGCAATTATAGGAATATTGAAATGAAGCAAAAGTGCCATAAAAGTAGCATAAAACTCACAAGCCATATTCTGTAAGTCTTCTAAAGCCATACAATAACATTGTGCTTTACTCATGAACTCTTGTGAACATGCCAAAGTCAGGTACAGCGAAACAACTTTAGTTTGTTTCTCACACTAAGCTATTGAATCGCTTCAGTAAACTTGCAGTGCTTTCACTTTTTTTTGGAGCTCGAGAGTTCCAGTCCTCATTTACTTACTTGAAACTTGAAAAGAGTGGCCAggatattctttaaaaattcactttttttttttttttttgtaatgaagTTGCTAGTATTCCTTCATTTCTATAAGCTTTTGTAACTTCCCTTATGCTTCTTAATAGGTTCCAACATCCTTCTTGCTCGGATGGCAACCCGTAAGGCAAAACCAAATGGGCAGTACTTCCTCAGATCAGAGGAAGTGGATGATTTTATCAGGGATCAGCCTGTCTCCAGTTTGCCTGGTGAGAACAGAGCATCCTACATTcaataccgttcaaaagtttaggtaGTTTggtatggtttttttttttttttttttttttatgtttttgaaagtcttatCTTCAtatcaacaaggctgcatttattttataaaaaaataaatatttaaaagcttaatatttttgtggaaactggcacgttttcaggattctttgaagaatagaaagttcagaagaacaacatttattttgaattaaatttgtaACACTTTAAATGTCTGTGCTGTCAAATTTAATTAATCCTTACTGAATaatagtattaatttctttctttctttcaaaaaaaaaaaaaaaactttctggcctcaaacatttgaatggtagggTATTTTAATCTGAATGTAGTTTAACAGTGGAATTTATTGCTGTATTTGTGTATGTCTGGACCGGTGCTTCTGTGTTCTTATGTGAAGGTGTGGGTCGCTCAATGAGCTCCAAGCTGACCTCCCTGGGAGTGAGTACCTGTGGTGACCTGCAGCAGTTGTCCATTTCCCGACTGCAGAGGGAGTTTGGACCAAGGACAGGACAGACTCTTTTCCGCTTTTGCAGAGGACTGGATGACAGGCCTGTGCGCAGTGAGAAGGAGAGGAAGTCTGTGTCTGCAGAGATGAACTACAACATTCGGTTCACACAGGTTTTGAAGTATACAAGTTACAACAATCATTGCAAAACATCCTGTATCTGTCATTGTCCTCAGTCTGTTGACTTCTCTCATAAGTTTCCCATCACCTCTAATACTTTGCTAGGTTGAAGAGGCAGAGTCTTTCCTTTCAAACCTATCTATGGAAGTGCAGAAGAGGTTGGAGGGGGCGGGGCTTAGAGGTCGCCGGATTACACTGAAGGTCATGGTGCGGAAACCAGGGGCTCCATTAGAGCCAGCCAAATATGGTGGCCATGGGATATGTGACAACTTTGCCAGGTGACTTGCACCAGGTTAAATTAACAATGTTCTCTATTAAATGCACCACAGATAATTTCTATTGTGACGTACATCTGAGTAAAacgaaaatagaaaaaaaaaattgttggtTTCATTTGTTGGTTGTTGATTTGTTGGATGGAGGCTGAATGCAAGCTTGCAGTTGGTTTGGTAGAAAGCTGTGGTGTTTAAGCAGACTAATGAGTAGAGATTAAAGTTATGCCATTTTGATTAAGAATTATGGGAAAAATTAAATATCGTTCACAGTAAgttcaataacatgcatttagaaaacaggctgaatttccatttaaaattctgGCTAATAAGCTGAAGGTGATTAATTTCATGTTGTGGTCACAACAAAAGTTCTATataattttgtctaaataaaaaaaaaactaaaacgctaaaatcagttattttaaattctgcaagtgaattaaggcatcacaacattgtaatgtacagtatgaaaaaaacttttgctgaaaaaaaattttttattattattgtttttcagTATGAACTTTGTTACATGGCAGCAAAGGTACATTTAAAAAGCAGAAGAAAGCAAAAATGAGCATGCACAATTAAACATCCAATATCAACCAATACCGATTTAATTAACGttcatttaaatctttaatattGACTGATAAACTATTTTTGATATACATTTGACATTCACATTACTGTCACATTGCAGGTCTGTTTTACTCGCTCAGCCCACAGACAGTGGTCAGCTGATTGCCACAGAAGCCATTAAGCTGTTTCATGCCATGAAATTGGATGTAAAGGACATGAGGGGAGTTGGACTGCAGGTGCAGCAGTTGGAGGGATCACATGCAGACCCATCAGGACAAGGGCCCTCTCGTGGTCGCTCGATCAAAGACCTGCTGCTGGCCAAACAGCCTGCCCACAGCCCCAAGAAAGACCCTCTAGCACAAGGTTGGAGCTGTGTGATTTGGACCGAGTTCTTCAAATCCAGCCCTggactgtcctgcagagttttagatctaaccctgatcaaacacacctacCGGTTACTCTGAATACCTTGATTTTCTCACtctggtgtgtttgattagggttggagctgaactctgcaggacagtagcCCTGCAGGGCGTTTGAAGAACCCTGGATTTGTAGGACATGTGTAGAATTTATGTTGGTATCTTAACTCTTAACATGCCTTCCCTGTTGCTTGTATTTTAGATGGTTTAACCAGCCCTTCTTCATCCAGAGCTTTCTCCAATCAGGAGAGAGTTACCCCTCCATCATCACCACCTTCCACCAGCTCGGATCCAATGCCTGGAACAAGTAAAGGAGGATTTTACCATCCACACACCCCAAACCATGTCAGGACATGCCTAAACGTCAGCATTGAGGTGCCATCTCCCTCTCAGGTTAGATTCTCCTCGCTTGAATGCACCTCAGAAACAAAAAGTACACGGACTATGCCTAATATCCAGACAGCAAGGTCATCTTTTTAtaagaaatacttttattcagataACTAAAGGGTTAATAAAGAAAAGTTACTTGAATCATGTTGtagttacattttcagtttgactagtcaaaaatcataaaaaatcaaGAATCGGTCAAacgttctgaaaaaaaaatcgagATTTTACTTTTGCCATATTGTCTAGCCCTactcagcatattagaatgatttttcaAAGATCAAGTGGCattgaagactagagtaatggctgctgaaaattctgctttgtcatcacaggaataattacattttaaaatgtatattattattattattattgtacttttaaatagtaaaaatatttcatagtattgctgttatttatttatttatttattttttttaataaatgcagctttcaaaaaataaaattttagcgACCTCAATCTTCTGAATGGCAATGTCAAATGAATGGTAAGCTCCTGTTTTCCCTCTTGATTCAGGTGGACCATTCTGTTTTAGAGGCTTTACCTGTAGACATAAGGAAGCAGGTAGAGCAGTCCTGGAGACACAGAGAGGAGCAGCCCAGTACCTCTTCTCATCTCTCAACCCCGCCTCGAACCTCCTCTTCTCCACCTCCTGGTCCATCACTTGGCACCATTGTACTGCAGTTCCCAAACCAGCCAGGTCAACCATGCACAACTGGCATTATACTAGAGCTCCCTGACTTCTCCCAGGTACATGCTATTAATATCCCAACCACAGAGGGGAAACATGGTGAACTGGTGTTACAATGATCATCAGAAACTAGTATTTTAGATATCCTAACCTGAACTTTTAACAGGTTGACCCAGATGTGTTTGCAGCTCTTCCCAGAGAGCTTCAGGAAGAGCTGTGCTCTGCTTATAGAAACAAGGGAAACGCTCAAGCCCATGTTCAAGCTCAAAGCAGCGCTGGTGAGTAAAAATGAGTAGGGATGTGCAAGATATCTGCACcatattaatttatcatttactcgccctcatgtcgttccaatcctgtatgagtttctttcgtatgttgaacataaaagaagatattttgaagaatgctggtaatcaaacagttgatggtccccattgacttccataatatttctttCCCtgctatccacctttttcttcaacgcggaagtaagcctattggtgagacttccggttcattagccgctataggtaaataatgaggagaataacaacgtgcagtaaacggtaaaatgttttgcactacaaaccagtgtgatCATGATtcagataatacattaaaataatataataagccacactaattttcaatatcaagcagcaaaatggactgttttgtacagctaaaaatagctggatgcagatgagaccggaagctagacccatagaatttacaaatggccgccCATTTTTAcatcaagaaaaaggtggatagacAGAGCACATTTAGGCCACGCCCACGCCAGGGGGTAAACAATCCAACCCTCTCCATTGACTTTGTATTGCGAAGCTGCCTCCTTGTCATTTCTGACTtataacaaaaaacagaacaatgacTAAAAGCTTCTGTGTGACAAGGTGTACagtaaacaaactaaaaaaccCAGAACTATGTTTTTATACGCTGTCGgcccaaaaaaaaaacgagcaTTAGTTCAGAAATGACAAGGAGGCAGCTTCCCACAATACAAAGTCAATGAAGAGGGTTGGATTGTTTTCCCCCCGGTGGGCGTGGTTTTCAGATTATGATTACGATTAAGATTATGTCTCTATGGAAATCAGTGGGGACCAACATtggtttggttcttcaaaatatcttcttttgtgttgaaAATAAGAGagaaacttatacaggtttggaacaacatgagggtgagtaaataatgacaacattttcattattgggtgaactgttccttgaAGGCCAAATGTCAGAAAGAGTTACTTTGCATGTACATAATAGTTGAACTGTGTACATAAAAAATTAGTTTATTTCTTAAagttaatttcttaaaaaaatacaacaaccttattaattttatttgaaaagtgCAGTAAGCTGAGTTTTTCCAGACATATCTAAACCTCTATTATTATGAGCACTCACACAGTACTTTTTTTCTATAACTGATTTCATCTTGCTGAAATTATACTGCACATTGTAATTTGATGCCTAAATTTAAAGTAGGATAGATGTATAATATTTGCCAGTTATTGACATTTGCTATAAAATAACATGACACTTTTCAGCTTACCGATTTAATGTTGAAGTGTCCACTAGAATTAAGTAATCAACCACTACCACACACCATACACAATGTCTTTAACcttgctctcttttttttttagtcgaacaaaaaaacacatttcctCAACTAAAGCAGCCTGCAGTGGGGAAATTGAAGCGCCGCTACAAAAAGAGAAATGCTAGTCCTGCCAAAAAGGGTCCAAGTccacaaaaaaaactatttccTGGAAACAGCCCTGCCAAATCCAGCCCCTCCAAAATGCTTCCTCTGCCACTCAAACAGCCAGGCCTCAAAGTAAGCCTGTTTCTTCTGTTTATCTATAATATCTTCAGCCACTTGATGCACTTTAAATACGTctgtgttcaaaatgttgtcaattctgggggaaaaaatatttatctttCATTGGTAGACAGAAAATGTACAGTGCCCGTCCTCTTCGAGCACAGATGTCCCAGAGACGCTGTCCAAATTTAATCCCCGCCCAGTCCCAACCCTAGCTGGAGCTTATGAATTCAGTGACATCAGAACTCTGCTTCGTGAATGGGTCACCACCATCTCAGGTACGACAGAACAAGACTTTTTTACATACCAGTATATCTTTGCATTGTGCAGTTGGTTTATTTGTGTGGTGCTGCATATTCACAGAACCAATGGAAGAGGACATTCTCCAGGTGGTGAAGTACTGCACAGAACTCGTGGAAGATAAAGACCTGGAGAAACTCTACCTTGTCATCAAATACATGAAGAGGTATAGCTCTGGCTAATTCCTACAACAAACACAAGTACATTATAAATCtcaacagtagtaataatacactaccgtttaaaagtttgaagagtaagatgatttttttttgtgtgtgttactaTTGCGTTACTATGTTTCTATTAAAcagtaaatgctgttcctttaaACTTTgaatattcatcaaataatcttgaaaaaaataattattcttatcaatgtttcttaagcacctaatcagcatattaaaatgatttctaaaggatcatgtgacacaaattacattttaaaagatattaaaattgaattattatattgttattgtaattaaagttattttataatatcaatattttgactgtattttgatcaaatagaaatgcagctttggtgaacataagatacttctttccaaaacatttcaaaatcttactgaccccaaacctttgaaccgCAGTGTAGGTTGTTTGGGCCTTTCTTAATTAAACTATTTCATTGTTTTAACTGTTGGTTTCAGACTTATGCAGCAGTCCTCAGAGTCAGTATGGAGCATGGCCTTTGACTTCATCCTTGACAATGTGCAGGTAGTGGTACAGCAAACCTACGGTAGCACTCTGAAGATCACATAGGAGGACCGTCCTAACCTCAGTCACTGTGACATCAGCCCAGACCTGCCACCTCATCGTGACATGTGAGAGAGACAACTAAACCACTTGAGTCTGCCAATCATTGTAGCATCGCTTGTCCTCTCCTCAGAGAACACAGAGGATTACGAGATCATGCCAATGATGATGAGGAACAGATGAGCATACCAGCTACATTCAGAAGCAGCTGAACACTGAGTTTTTCTTTCATCATGATGTCAGTTCTCTAGACTAATGTCTAGTggtattttggtaacacttttcaATCAGGTTGgatttgttaacattagataATGCATCAAGtgtcatgaactaacaatgaatcattttttgaCTGAATTTATTAATCTCGGTTATTGTTAATTCATACATGTACTTTTTTACTAGTTCTTGTTAGCTACTAATGCATTAACCAATATTAACATACTCtacatttgtaacatttaaaaatgaacattttacagcacttattaatcttggttaaagtattattgatttttagttcatgttaactattgggttaactaatattaacatgtACAACCTGGTTATAAAATGTTACCAGAagttttttgaatgttttaaatgcaCTGACTGTCCTAAACCAAGCAAAACAAGCATCTTTGCTTTCTGTCagatttttggattttttttcctgtctTTCTTGTCTTCATTTCTCGTACTCCAGAACATGTTTATCTTGAAAGCCTCAGAAGTATTTACAGACTTTGTAGCAAAGCAAAATGGAGTGGCATGTTATTTGCCTTTTATGGGTCAGTCCGAGAAGTTAAGTGCAAATCGGAAATGCAACCCCTTCTATCAAAGTCAGTTTAGCATGTGGAtactaacattttatgtaaagctaacatttatgttttttctaGAAAAATATTACTCCTTcttattgattgattgcttaTTGTATGTTTGTCTGTATGTGTAAAAGAGctaagagagagagataaatatTTATGAAGAAAACGATGAAAACATTGGCCAGGTTAATTTTACTAAATTGAGTTTCAAATGTCCTGTCATGCTTCTCAGCCTTTTATTCTAAATTTGTGGATGTGGTGCTAGAGGAAAGGAAGGGTTTTTCAATCGGGTGGATGTGAACTGCATAATGGGTCAAGGTGGATTCTTCAATGCAACATTTTCCTCTCAAGTCTTGTTCAATGTAGGTTTGGCTTTATGTATTAACAGAATGTACTTAAGTCCTCAAAATTTGTACTTTCTTGGTTTTAAGaagctgctcaagaaacagaCATCTGTTATGTTATCGCATATGATCATGACATTACAGAGTGGAAGGCCTAAAAATTCAGACAGAATGACCCGTGCCTGAAGACCTGAAGCTGTGACAAAATTTGTACGTTTTctaaatttgcaaataaatttgGATAAGTGATACtgtcttgtttttatgtgtgtCTTTATAATTTGTGGATCAGGCTAAAATTGATCTATAAACAATGCCACCAACAAtgataatgtaacaaaaacatCTTATGCTAATCTAATTAAAGAAGTTACCTAAAAAAGGATAAAGATGAAGACAAAAGGCATTTATCTATGATGGAATATGTGCAGCTGTAGATGACTATTTAATAACACCGAGAAAAGATATAGTTTGTGGTGATGTACAACACGAAACTGAAGTACAAAAGAGGCAGAATCCACTTCAAAgataatgatttattaaatttGTCTTGCTTTATATATTTGGTCATATTTGATAATGTaggaaaatacaaataaaaattatactgaTCAAGAGAGCAGGCAACTCAGTAGTTAATGATCTCTACATTGATAATATTTTTCCCAGCTGTTCTCAGTTAACACAAAAATTTACCCTTTCTAGtgctcattttttttaatgaaagtttcATCGAAACTTTGTCAAAAACTCATTTCCCAACTTTCCAAATCTTCCACCTAAATCACATCTAGATCAAATTCTTGAAGTACCCTTAAATAAAAAGGGTGTATTGTC from the Onychostoma macrolepis isolate SWU-2019 chromosome 09, ASM1243209v1, whole genome shotgun sequence genome contains:
- the rev1 gene encoding DNA repair protein REV1 is translated as MSRDGWRKKASEDDGWGGRGGYMAAKISKLEEQFQKDAPREKQKDGTSSCIFSGVAIYVNGYTDPSADELRRLMMLHGGQFHVYYTRSKTTHIIATNLPNSKIQELKGEKVVRPEWITDSIKAGRQLSYVQYQLYAKQKSLNFTSVCAQGKQDLLSTNDTSKPSPNHPQSDNIKPQPSHTQTLSKEVLRSTHANHTANFTERTNHQLDVRLNGSCSIIFEEDAERPRVNGIHDGDDDNACALLPGGSQDALLTNGYVHPVNGALKPQDSFAEHPPHVVDTGSHQSHLLQTESRDREEPSCSSAGSKSNSHQRSLISTASPAKQPGLHNMQKDLHPKLTSNPGTSAQKGNLHDHTRVRLNGSYHMTPNSSNLADSSNQPGRSGQGAEAGIISEFFSHSRLHHISTWRNEFSEYVNALQSRRRTAGGAVFSGKEKLKKLKANCSSGSLMAAPQVRQSCILHVDMDCFFVSVGIRHRPDLIGKPVAVTSNRGPGRVAQRPGANPQLEFQYYQRKQKQYRKEKTDGDLEMTPSPQCDEVPHNGVDLDLAALSMAEIASCSYEARQAGVRNGMFFGRAKQLCPDLQSVPYDFQAYKEVALSMYETLASYTHNIEALSCDEALLDATNLLVELGVTPDDLARAIREDIKEKTGCSASVGMGSNILLARMATRKAKPNGQYFLRSEEVDDFIRDQPVSSLPGVGRSMSSKLTSLGVSTCGDLQQLSISRLQREFGPRTGQTLFRFCRGLDDRPVRSEKERKSVSAEMNYNIRFTQVEEAESFLSNLSMEVQKRLEGAGLRGRRITLKVMVRKPGAPLEPAKYGGHGICDNFARSVLLAQPTDSGQLIATEAIKLFHAMKLDVKDMRGVGLQVQQLEGSHADPSGQGPSRGRSIKDLLLAKQPAHSPKKDPLAQDGLTSPSSSRAFSNQERVTPPSSPPSTSSDPMPGTSKGGFYHPHTPNHVRTCLNVSIEVPSPSQVDHSVLEALPVDIRKQVEQSWRHREEQPSTSSHLSTPPRTSSSPPPGPSLGTIVLQFPNQPGQPCTTGIILELPDFSQVDPDVFAALPRELQEELCSAYRNKGNAQAHVQAQSSAVEQKNTFPQLKQPAVGKLKRRYKKRNASPAKKGPSPQKKLFPGNSPAKSSPSKMLPLPLKQPGLKTENVQCPSSSSTDVPETLSKFNPRPVPTLAGAYEFSDIRTLLREWVTTISEPMEEDILQVVKYCTELVEDKDLEKLYLVIKYMKRLMQQSSESVWSMAFDFILDNVQVVVQQTYGSTLKIT